In Chrysoperla carnea chromosome 2, inChrCarn1.1, whole genome shotgun sequence, the following proteins share a genomic window:
- the LOC123291569 gene encoding uncharacterized protein LOC123291569, giving the protein METLSIVLFMCLLILNKSTARATENPSTENSPSTENSLIVNNTCEPSYCSKPGISCYDRFTIQHCDGIGTSGLRYSVSCRVQNPDRPHCIEHENGVECIFAQLKQSPPEMCNDRTFRPDPRDCTRYVQCIMKQNKKGYFGVIVNCPKGTIYDMDRTQCISTDDARKWDVKCETIQPYCSRNEGKLISFPRDPSIYVKCPEYSNEEIIVNICDRGSYFNQEIGSCQKNCYIIGSMPNYGNCKAYYKCFLFNQITSNICPEGTGFNRRSLLCDESLANCTN; this is encoded by the exons atggaaACTTTATCAATAGTTTTGTTTATGTGTTTATTAATATTg AATAAAAGCACTGCTCGTGCTACTGAGAACCCATCTACAGAGAATTCACCATCTACAGAGAATTCATTAATTGTGAATAACACATGCGAACCATCTTATTGTTCCAAACCAGGTATATCCTGCTATGATCGTTTCACTATACAGCATTGTGATGGAATTGGTACTTCCGGTCTACGGTACAGTGTTTCCTGTAGAGTACAAAATCCGGATCGTCCTCATTGTATAGAACATGAAAACGGAGTAGAATGTATTTTTGCACAACTTAAGCAAAGTCCACCAGAAATGTGTAATGATCGAACCTTTCGTCCAGATCCACGGGATTGTACTCGTTATGTTCAATGTATAatgaagcaaaataaaaaaggttaCTTTGGTGTAATAGTTAATTGTCCGAAAGGTACCATATATGATATGGATAGAACTCAATGTATAAGTACAGATGATGCTAGAAAATGGGATGTGAAATGTGAGACAATACAACCGTATTGCTCTAGAAATGAGGGTAAACTTATATCATTTCCACGAGATCCATCAATATACGTTAAATGTCCAGAATATTCAAACGAAGAAATTATCGTGAATATATGCGACCGTGGATCATACTTTAACCAAGAGATTGGTTCTTGTCAAAAGAATTGTTATATCATAGGAAGCATGCCGAATTATGGGAATTGTAAAGCGtattacaaatgttttttgtttaatcaaATAACATCAAATATATGTCCTGAGGGAACTGGCTTTAATCGCCGGTCACTCTTATGTGATGAGAGTCTAGcaaattgtacaaattaa